One segment of Alistipes finegoldii DSM 17242 DNA contains the following:
- a CDS encoding type III pantothenate kinase, producing MNLVVDIGNTLVKLAVFDRGEIVFQRCVERLHPSMLEELFAAWPVRRAVVASTRGEVDEVADLLRPRVEYLLEFSSQTPVPIGNAYLTPETLGRDRLAAAVGATVLYPGRNVLIVDFGTAVTIDLVTADATFRGGCISPGMKTRFRALHDYTAKLPLCAATESEELAGLTTRQAIELGVMNGIAFEIEGYAARMRSQIEDLCVIFTGGDANFFVKRIKNTIFANCNLVFCGLNRILEYNASEEHLN from the coding sequence TTGAATTTAGTAGTAGATATCGGAAACACCCTCGTGAAACTCGCTGTTTTCGACCGGGGGGAGATCGTTTTTCAGCGCTGCGTGGAGCGGCTGCATCCGTCGATGCTCGAAGAGCTGTTCGCGGCATGGCCCGTGCGCCGGGCCGTCGTGGCTTCGACGCGCGGCGAAGTGGACGAAGTAGCCGATCTGCTCCGGCCGCGCGTGGAGTATCTGCTGGAGTTCTCTTCGCAGACGCCCGTACCCATCGGCAACGCCTACCTGACGCCCGAAACGCTGGGCCGCGACCGGCTGGCCGCGGCGGTCGGCGCCACGGTGCTTTATCCGGGCCGCAACGTGCTGATCGTCGATTTCGGTACGGCGGTGACCATCGATCTGGTGACGGCCGACGCAACGTTTCGCGGCGGATGCATATCGCCGGGCATGAAGACCCGTTTCAGGGCGCTGCACGACTATACGGCCAAACTGCCTTTGTGCGCTGCGACCGAAAGCGAAGAGCTTGCGGGGCTTACCACCCGGCAGGCCATCGAGCTGGGCGTGATGAACGGAATCGCGTTCGAGATCGAGGGTTATGCGGCCCGCATGCGCAGCCAAATAGAGGATTTATGCGTAATTTTTACCGGAGGAGACGCGAATTTCTTTGTTAAACGAATTAAAAATACGATATTTGCAAATTGTAATCTGGTTTTTTGCGGATTGAATAGAATTTTAGAGTACAATGCAAGTGAAGAACACCTTAATTAA
- a CDS encoding tetratricopeptide repeat protein, with the protein MKNVKILLSAALVFVGATALAQDFSAPQYEKWGDTPEQREKNILNSNFLKESCDNRDYNAAAHYLNELINSVPTASVSFYQRGAVIYKNKINRAKSVAEKNTYIDSLMLMYDLRAKYFGDHPKQGAAFILDQKAREYLRYKPSDRKGIREAFRAAIEAGGDNTDPETVVAYFSNLCDDYKNTDEVLPDEIIAEYDRLTPFFEKNPNANEYKAQFDAAFGLSGAASCENLEKLFRGKLEAAPDDEALLAQAVALMSRAKCDGDFYFTLAEKYYAVKPSSETAMFLAQAFQSKGDYAKAIKYLNEALAVEQDPAERQLLLVRIALIDLVANDIPGAASAARQARDLNPEDGVPYYVLAQCYAISAANCGGFAGQATFWAAYDTMSKAIELLPADSEYIESAKTSLNAFRSRFPTSEECFFNELQAGSRYTVTCGTAAGVVTSVRPR; encoded by the coding sequence ATGAAAAACGTTAAAATTCTGCTTTCCGCTGCTCTTGTATTCGTAGGGGCGACGGCTCTGGCTCAGGACTTCAGCGCTCCGCAGTACGAGAAGTGGGGAGACACGCCCGAACAACGCGAAAAGAACATTCTGAACAGCAACTTCCTCAAGGAGTCGTGCGACAACCGCGACTACAATGCCGCTGCTCATTATCTGAATGAACTCATCAACAGCGTTCCGACCGCTTCGGTCTCGTTCTACCAGCGCGGCGCCGTGATCTACAAGAACAAGATCAACCGCGCCAAGAGCGTCGCCGAGAAGAATACGTATATCGACTCGCTGATGCTCATGTACGACCTGCGCGCCAAGTATTTCGGAGACCATCCCAAGCAGGGTGCCGCTTTCATTCTCGATCAGAAGGCACGCGAGTACCTGCGCTACAAGCCCAGCGACCGCAAGGGTATCCGTGAGGCGTTCCGTGCCGCGATCGAGGCCGGCGGCGACAACACCGATCCCGAAACCGTCGTGGCTTATTTCAGCAACCTCTGCGACGACTACAAGAACACCGACGAGGTGCTGCCCGACGAGATCATTGCCGAGTACGACCGTCTGACGCCGTTCTTCGAGAAGAATCCCAATGCCAACGAGTACAAGGCACAGTTCGACGCCGCGTTCGGTCTGAGCGGTGCCGCAAGCTGCGAGAACCTCGAAAAGCTCTTCCGCGGCAAGCTCGAAGCGGCTCCCGACGACGAGGCGCTGCTGGCGCAGGCCGTGGCGCTGATGTCGCGCGCCAAGTGCGACGGCGACTTCTATTTCACGCTCGCAGAGAAATACTATGCCGTGAAACCCTCTTCGGAGACCGCCATGTTCCTTGCGCAGGCTTTCCAGAGCAAGGGCGATTACGCCAAGGCGATCAAATACCTCAACGAGGCGCTTGCCGTCGAGCAGGATCCTGCGGAGCGTCAGCTGCTGCTGGTGCGCATCGCGCTGATCGACTTGGTTGCAAACGATATCCCCGGAGCCGCTTCCGCTGCGCGTCAGGCCCGCGACCTGAATCCTGAGGACGGCGTGCCCTATTACGTGCTGGCTCAGTGCTATGCCATTTCGGCTGCCAACTGTGGCGGTTTTGCCGGTCAGGCTACCTTCTGGGCCGCTTACGACACGATGTCGAAAGCCATCGAACTGCTGCCTGCCGATTCGGAATACATCGAGTCTGCCAAAACGTCGCTGAATGCGTTCCGCAGCCGTTTCCCGACCTCGGAGGAGTGCTTCTTCAACGAGCTGCAGGCCGGTTCCCGCTATACCGTGACCTGCGGTACGGCCGCCGGTGTCGTGACTTCCGTACGTCCCCGTTAA
- a CDS encoding OmpP1/FadL family transporter: MQVKNTLIKLVVIAAVMIPYASAAQTSSINAFSPYTMYGIGEQNTPGTLPMRSMGGVGVAMRSSGVVNLLNPAAFSAAPQKSFLFNFGLEGQNYYNSQKVDGMSKSTAYNTFNFHDIAFQLPLAKKLGLGFSLTPYSSVGYRTKYTHDYDPSDPVWGNVGRAQYVYQGEGDVTEVKLGVGWELFKNFSLGIAAQYYWGDIDRSFVMTPTPITGDGSYSSTVGTDNYSISSIKGQIGVQWNAILNQKRALTLGAAYDFGGDLNPTVTKNIYVGDLYNSSVKGDTTHLALVLPRQLSVGAFYQTSKWTMGVDYVYQDWGGRNRQTESTGVSGPDRSAFAVAYADTHTIKAGVEYTPNRYDVRNFLKRWSYRAGFRYGTHNQTYNGDKLGQYAVTLGIGVPVKFLAISSIDVGVEYGRRGYNLAERLGLVRQQYFKFSIGFTLFAGSENGEYWFLRPKYD, encoded by the coding sequence ATGCAAGTGAAGAACACCTTAATTAAACTGGTTGTCATTGCAGCCGTGATGATTCCCTATGCCTCAGCGGCCCAGACAAGCAGTATTAACGCATTCTCTCCCTACACGATGTACGGCATCGGCGAACAGAACACGCCCGGCACCCTGCCGATGCGTTCGATGGGCGGTGTAGGTGTGGCCATGCGCAGTTCGGGCGTGGTCAATCTGCTCAATCCGGCGGCTTTCAGCGCCGCGCCGCAGAAGAGTTTCCTCTTCAACTTCGGGCTGGAGGGCCAGAATTACTACAACTCCCAGAAGGTCGACGGCATGTCGAAAAGCACGGCCTACAACACCTTCAACTTCCACGACATCGCATTTCAGCTGCCGCTGGCCAAGAAGCTCGGTCTGGGCTTCAGCCTCACGCCTTACAGTTCGGTAGGCTACCGCACCAAATACACCCATGACTACGATCCGTCCGATCCCGTATGGGGCAACGTCGGCCGCGCGCAATACGTCTATCAGGGCGAGGGCGACGTGACGGAGGTCAAACTCGGCGTCGGCTGGGAGCTTTTCAAGAACTTCTCGCTGGGTATCGCCGCGCAGTATTACTGGGGCGATATCGACCGTTCGTTCGTGATGACCCCGACCCCGATCACGGGCGACGGCTCCTACTCTTCGACGGTAGGCACCGACAACTACAGCATTTCGAGCATCAAGGGACAGATCGGCGTGCAGTGGAACGCCATCCTGAATCAGAAACGCGCCCTGACGCTGGGCGCCGCCTATGATTTCGGCGGCGACCTCAATCCCACGGTGACGAAAAATATCTATGTGGGCGACCTCTACAACTCCAGCGTAAAGGGCGATACGACGCATTTGGCACTCGTATTGCCCCGTCAGCTTTCGGTGGGCGCCTTCTACCAGACCTCCAAGTGGACGATGGGGGTGGATTACGTCTATCAGGACTGGGGCGGCCGCAACAGGCAGACCGAATCCACCGGCGTCAGCGGACCGGACCGGAGCGCCTTTGCGGTGGCATATGCCGATACGCATACGATCAAGGCCGGCGTGGAGTACACCCCCAACCGCTACGATGTGCGTAATTTCCTGAAACGCTGGTCCTACAGGGCCGGATTCCGTTACGGAACCCACAACCAGACCTACAACGGCGACAAACTGGGACAGTATGCCGTGACGCTGGGTATCGGCGTGCCCGTGAAGTTCCTCGCCATCTCGTCCATAGACGTCGGCGTCGAATACGGCCGCCGCGGTTACAACTTGGCCGAACGCCTCGGACTGGTGCGGCAGCAGTATTTCAAATTCTCGATCGGCTTCACGCTCTTTGCCGGCAGCGAGAACGGCGAGTACTGGTTCCTGCGGCCTAAATACGATTAG
- the lptC gene encoding LPS export ABC transporter periplasmic protein LptC codes for MNRLIARYAMVALSVMGSAILLFSCERDEAEDAAASEETMRTEYSENLSIVESQNGRRSYHFVTPLVEGYSLAREPYREFRKGVKITTYKDDSLSTVDAVLTANYAIYYENRKLWEAKGNVVVVKSDGKNLYTQQLFWNQQTKKIYSNVDSKIVQNDGRDVFIGEGFESDEEFKDWRFRRMKGRMEVEVKPTEQEVEVVPDSTAGSRTGASGPVPAPQSGKTAAASVGQPMPEPAVKPAVAPVPARRPVRKDAPGRPAPAGEPAEARPRTEQQQMKPVDLKLDDDEIQSTQ; via the coding sequence ATGAACAGGCTCATCGCAAGATACGCCATGGTAGCACTCTCCGTTATGGGGAGTGCTATCTTGCTATTCTCCTGCGAACGCGACGAGGCGGAGGATGCTGCGGCTTCCGAAGAGACGATGAGAACCGAATACAGTGAAAATCTGTCGATCGTCGAATCGCAGAACGGCCGCCGTTCCTACCATTTCGTAACTCCGCTGGTCGAGGGCTATTCGCTGGCCCGCGAACCTTACCGCGAGTTCCGCAAGGGAGTCAAGATCACCACTTACAAGGACGATTCGCTCTCCACGGTCGATGCCGTGCTGACGGCCAATTACGCCATCTACTACGAGAACCGCAAATTGTGGGAGGCCAAAGGCAATGTCGTGGTCGTCAAATCGGACGGCAAGAACCTCTACACGCAGCAGTTGTTCTGGAATCAGCAGACCAAGAAGATCTATTCGAACGTCGATTCGAAAATCGTGCAGAACGACGGACGCGACGTCTTTATCGGCGAAGGTTTCGAATCCGACGAGGAGTTCAAGGACTGGCGTTTCCGCCGCATGAAAGGCCGCATGGAGGTCGAGGTCAAACCCACCGAACAGGAGGTCGAGGTCGTTCCCGACTCGACTGCCGGCTCCCGGACGGGGGCGTCGGGACCTGTCCCTGCGCCGCAGTCCGGTAAAACCGCCGCTGCATCCGTCGGCCAACCCATGCCCGAACCCGCTGTCAAGCCCGCCGTCGCTCCGGTTCCGGCCCGGCGGCCCGTTCGCAAGGATGCGCCCGGCAGACCGGCGCCCGCAGGGGAGCCTGCCGAAGCCCGGCCCAGAACGGAACAGCAGCAGATGAAGCCGGTGGATCTGAAACTGGACGATGACGAGATACAATCAACCCAATAA